In Rhodopirellula sp. P2, the DNA window GGACACGACAAGGAATTCAGCCACAGAGGTCACCGAGGGCACAGAGGTCTGATGCTCAGGACCTTACGTAGCACGGCCCCGCTCTCTGACTGAAATCTGCTCGATCCAATGGTTGGCCAAAGGCTTTCTCCAACGCAGCCCAGGGCAACGCCCTAGGAACACGGTGGACAATGGATTGCTTTGGGCGACGACCGAATTCAACTCTTCCTGTTGGGTTGAACTGGGCAGTTGAATTGAACCGGGCGGTTAGCCATCCAAACGGTCAACATCAAACTCCACCCTGCTCTCTGTGAACTCGGTGTCCTCGGTGGCAGTCAAACGCCCACTGAACCAAGCCAAGTTCCCCGTCACCGGATTCGCCAAGAATTCGGACGCGACATGAAGGTCAGCCACAGAGGTCACCGAGGGCACAGAGGTCTGATGCTCAGGACCTTACGTAGCACGGCCCCGCTCTCTGACTGAAATCTGCTCGATCCAATGGTTGGCCAAAGGCTTTCTCCAACGCAGCCCAGGGCAACGCCCTAGGAACACGGTGGACAATGGATTGCTTTGGGCGACGACCGAATTCAACTCTTCCTGTTGGGTTGAACTGGGCAGTTGAATTGAACCGGGCGGTTGGCCATCCAAACGGTCAACGTCAAGCCCCACCCTGCTCTCTGTGAACTCGGTGCCCTCGGTGGCAGTCAAACGCCCACTGAACCAAGCCAAGTTCCCCGTCGCCGGATTCGCCGAGAATTCGGACGCGTGGGCGGATCATCACAACCCGAATGCGTCAGCGAGGGACTCCCATCACAACGCGTCGGACTCCCTCACGTCCCCGGATTCGCCGAGGATTCGGACGTGGACCGGCTGGACCTCTGAATTCTGGCGAATCCAGCTACGGTCTAGATTCTGGCGAATCCAGCTACGATCGGGAGTGGAGCCGTTTGGGCATTCAATCCGGTTGCGCGTGGGAACCGTGGCTAACGCCAAACGGCTCACATACTGATGACGCTTGCATGCCGGCCCACGAAGCCAGACAAGGTTCCCCGTCGCCGAATTCGCCAAGGGTTCGGACGCGTGGGCGAATTATCACAACCCGAATGCGTCAGCGAGGGACTCCCAGAACAACGCATCGGACTCCCTCACGTCGCCGGATTCGCCGAGGGTTCGGGCGTGGAGCAGCGGACCTCTGAATTCTGGCGAATCCAGCTACGGTCTTGAATCTGGCGAATCCAGCTACGATCGGGAGTGGAGCCGAATGGGCATTCAAACCGGTTGCGCGTGGGAACCGTGGCTAACGCCATACGGCTCACATACCGATGACGCTTGCTTCGCCTGACGATGAAGCCAGATGAGGTACCCCGTCGCCCGATTCGCGAAGGGTTCGGACGCGTGGGCGAATCATCACAACCCGGTGTGTAGCCCTCCCCTCGCTTCGCTCGACCCTCCCAGGGGGAGGGTGAATTTGTAATATGGGAACCGTGGCTAACGCCATACGGCTCACATACTGAAGACGCTTGCTTCGCCTGCCTACGAAGCCAGACGAGGTTCCCCGTCGCCGGATTCGCCGAGGGTTCGGACGTGGAGCAGGGGGAACTCTGAATTCTGGCGAATCCAGCTACGGTCTGAAATCGGGCGAATCCGGCGATTGCTTGGTCCCTCGCTGACGCGTTCGGGTTGGGATTCGATACTCAGCCGTCGCGTTCGTCTGAATTCTGGCGAATCCAGCTACGGACCTGTTGCAATTTCTAGCGTTCTGCCAGGAGGCACCTTATCATGGGGCCCCACCCCCCCGACCACCAAAACGTTGCCATGACTGAAGACTCTCCCACCATCGCTCCCATGCGGACGAAGGCGACTCCTTCGCCGAGCCCGGTTCGAACCCCCGTCCTGCAATCCGTCTGGACCTGGTTCTGGGTGGCCTTGCTGGCCGCTGGCCTTCCCATGCTGGCGGTCTATTTCTCACGAATGTGGCGTCTGGATCACTACCAGTACTTTCCATTTGCGATTGGCGCGGTGGCGTGGCTCGCTTGGACTCGTAGCGACCGCTACTTCTACGCTCCCGCTCGGTTGACCTCGCTGGTCTTGGTTTTCATTGGCGTCGTGGCAATGCTCGGCAGTTGGAGCGTTCGCTCACCCTGGATGATGTCGATCGCGTTCGTTTGTTTTTCGGCCGCGTGCCTGGCGGTCATGCGGGGCCCGAAAGACAAGAGTTTGCTCGTGCTGGCTTTGCCGTTGTTTCTGTTGATCCGATTGCCATTAGGATTTGATCAACTACTCGTGATTGAGCTGCAGCGTCTCACGACGATGATGTCGAGCTTGCTGCTGGATGTTCTGTCGATCCCCCACGCAGTGACTCACAATGTGATCGAACTGCCCAATCGAGAACTCTTTGTCGCCGAGGCCTGCAGTGGGATCCAATCCGTGTTCACGATGGCATTTTTGAGCACCCTGATTGTCGCGATCAATCGCCGCAAGTTGTGGCTGGCCCCTTTTTATATGGTGATCGCTCTGATCTTGGCCGCCGGAGGAAATGTCCTGCGAGTGTCCATGGTCGCGGTGGCGGACCAGTGGATGTCACTCGATCTGGCATCGGGGTGGGCGCACGACATTCTCGGCTACACGACCCTGGCGATCTCAGCGTTCTTTCTGTGGTCGTTCGATGGCTTGGTCATGACAACCATGCATGTGACTGGAACGACATCCGACGAACATCCTGACAACCCGGTTTTGCACCTTTGGAATTGGTTTGTGGATGATGGACAGAATGTGGATGCCGTGGGTGAGTATTACCGGAGCAACCAACCTATCAAAAATCCCAAGGAGCTTGGACTTCAACTGCAACTAGCCCGATGGATGGGAAAACTGCAAGCCAAACCCATCGCCATCGCAATGGCGGTATTGGGGGTTGTATTGGTTGCGGTGAGTTCGTCTTCCGCGATGAGAGTCAGTACCGTTGGCGTCGAAGAGGGAGCCCAAGGCATGTTCGTCGAGGGACTCATTTTTGAGCCACCAATCGAATTCATTTCGTCGGGCAACAACGGCTTCGAGCTGAGCCAACATCAACAAGCTCGCAATGGTGACAATCCGATTCTGGGACCCAATGCCGATGCGTGGCAGTTTGCATCTGACATCAACGGCGTGCAAATTCGTGGTCAGTTCGTACTCAGCCAAACTTACAGCGAATGGCATGAGCTTTGTCTCTGCTACCAAATTCAAAACTGGAAGTTGCTTAATCGAGTGGTGCAAGAAACTAATAGCTTTTCGCTTGCGAAAAAGAACAACGAGCCCCCACCCCTCGCCTACGCACTTTTTGGCAATGATTCTGATCAACGTGGCCACTTGTGGTATTCGGCAATTAAACCGTCAGGAGCAATTACTCACCCCCCCGAACTACCTGGTCGCCTAAGTGGAAGACTCTCTCTTGCTACTGAAGGATTGGATGAGGTGATCGAGCCCATGATGATGCTGCAGCTTTGGGTGGTCGCACCTGAGAAGCTTGACGCATCAACGATCAACCGGATTGATGAGATGTTTGATGGTCTGCGTCAGAAGATCGCGATGGCGGTCCGGGCTGCCAACCGCGGGAATGCAGAAACAGTGACTGAAACTGTCGCCACGGAGGTGTCCCCATGATCCGTTACTTCAATCCGCTGCAGTGGTTCAAATGGTTTGGGCAATGGCTGGTCGCTTGGTTCTTGTCGATTCCGTGGAAGCGAGCATCCACCGCGCTTCCGGCTTTGATTCTGACGGTTGCTTTGGCAATCCTGTTGTTTGTTTCCACCGGAGAAAGCGTTTCCTGGCGGAACCAATTGATTCGGGATCAGTTGGCAACGGCCTTCGAAACGGACGACTACACCACCGCTGAGTTGTTGATTCGGCGGCAGATCGAAGAGGGTGACCAATCCGCCGAAACACTGTTTCGCTTGGCCGTCGCGCGGCATCAACAG includes these proteins:
- the xrtU gene encoding exosortase U, producing MTEDSPTIAPMRTKATPSPSPVRTPVLQSVWTWFWVALLAAGLPMLAVYFSRMWRLDHYQYFPFAIGAVAWLAWTRSDRYFYAPARLTSLVLVFIGVVAMLGSWSVRSPWMMSIAFVCFSAACLAVMRGPKDKSLLVLALPLFLLIRLPLGFDQLLVIELQRLTTMMSSLLLDVLSIPHAVTHNVIELPNRELFVAEACSGIQSVFTMAFLSTLIVAINRRKLWLAPFYMVIALILAAGGNVLRVSMVAVADQWMSLDLASGWAHDILGYTTLAISAFFLWSFDGLVMTTMHVTGTTSDEHPDNPVLHLWNWFVDDGQNVDAVGEYYRSNQPIKNPKELGLQLQLARWMGKLQAKPIAIAMAVLGVVLVAVSSSSAMRVSTVGVEEGAQGMFVEGLIFEPPIEFISSGNNGFELSQHQQARNGDNPILGPNADAWQFASDINGVQIRGQFVLSQTYSEWHELCLCYQIQNWKLLNRVVQETNSFSLAKKNNEPPPLAYALFGNDSDQRGHLWYSAIKPSGAITHPPELPGRLSGRLSLATEGLDEVIEPMMMLQLWVVAPEKLDASTINRIDEMFDGLRQKIAMAVRAANRGNAETVTETVATEVSP